In one Mycobacteroides chelonae genomic region, the following are encoded:
- a CDS encoding GAP family protein, which yields MWGLLLAMAIMFAVNPVLLAIIVLMISRPQPVQNLAAYWIGSTIVSLAGLLIPLMVLHIAPSFRTFVENMATPGNSITTRLINLSMGVLMLSIAALMVVRSLRERSRVGAMTGDTSAQPHDSDMAHHITSPFGTPQSEAAAGGSVFRRLLYRLQKAWEDGALWVAFVFGLAGLPPPMLVIFVLTPIVASGTPIGTQVIAVILFVFGMFTVVEITLVSYLVAPTKTLAVLRPLHDWALAHRRQMLIAIFSVAGMIQVVNGIA from the coding sequence GCTCGCGATGGCGATCATGTTCGCGGTCAATCCGGTACTTCTTGCCATCATCGTCTTGATGATCTCGCGCCCTCAGCCGGTACAGAATCTGGCGGCCTACTGGATCGGCAGCACCATCGTCAGTCTTGCCGGCCTACTGATTCCGCTGATGGTGCTGCACATAGCGCCGTCGTTTCGCACCTTTGTGGAGAATATGGCCACACCGGGCAACAGCATCACCACGCGGCTCATCAACCTCAGCATGGGTGTCCTCATGCTGTCGATAGCCGCACTGATGGTCGTACGGTCACTTCGTGAGCGGTCACGCGTGGGCGCAATGACAGGCGACACCTCCGCTCAGCCACACGACTCGGATATGGCCCACCACATCACATCGCCGTTCGGCACGCCCCAGAGTGAGGCCGCGGCGGGTGGTTCGGTGTTCCGCAGACTTCTCTACCGCCTTCAAAAGGCCTGGGAAGACGGGGCCCTGTGGGTTGCGTTCGTTTTTGGCCTCGCCGGGCTACCGCCGCCCATGTTGGTGATCTTCGTACTCACTCCCATAGTGGCCTCCGGTACCCCGATCGGTACCCAGGTCATCGCCGTCATCCTGTTCGTCTTCGGAATGTTCACGGTTGTCGAGATCACGCTCGTCAGCTATCTCGTTGCACCTACCAAAACTCTTGCGGTACTGAGGCCATTGCACGACTGGGCACTCGCACACCGGCGCCAGATGCTGATTGCTATTTTCTCAGTCGCTGGAATGATTCAGGTAGTCAACGGTATTGCCTGA
- a CDS encoding RND family transporter, with amino-acid sequence MSTLNDPPTELLPLSNRPPFLARMIRRLSIPIILGWLAIAVILSISVPSLEQVEKEHAVAMNPDVAPSFQATQRMGQLFGESNSSVVAMIVVEGQQPLGDDTHHYYDELIRQLKSDTAHVQHVQDFWGDQMTQAAAQSLDGKATYVQVALTDPREGASANQSVEAVRAIVDRTPAPLGVKAYVTGPAAFAADLGPAGNRTVLLVTGLSLAVIFTMLLLVYRSVVSVILMLVVVGIELTVARGFVALLGNLGLIGITTFVVNLLVALAIAAGTDYGIFFTGRYQEARQAGEDRESAFYTTFRSVAKVVLGSGLTIAGAVLCLHFTRLPVYQTLGVATAVGMVVAVAVAITLVPAVIAVGSRYGLFEPKRKVTVRRWRQIGTAIVRWPAPILVATCAVALIGLLTLPVYQPSYNDQKYIPQDIPANVGYAAASRHFPQSLMMAPDVLLIEADHDMRNPVDFLVLNKLARGVQAVPGVSRVQAVTRPGGEPLKHTTIPFMLSMSSASQSHLMPFQRNRMDDLLVQADDMLKTIAIMKRMQSLTEQMVGTTHDMVGTTHELEVIMNELRDHVMDFDDFIRPIRNYLYWEKHCYDIPVCQAIRSVFDTLDGVDEVSDKLGDLVANLDRLDELLPQMAEQFPVMIETMESTRKMMLSMHSTMSGIFDQMEQSTSNSTAMGKAFDAAQNDDSFYLPPEVFDNEDFKRVMNIFLSSDGKAARMLISQRGDPATREGMSLVDPIETAAAEALKGTPLRNAKIYMTGTAASVKDIVDGSKYDLLIAATAALCLIFGIMLIMTRSFVAALVIVGTVALSLGAAFGLSVLIWQSILGIPLNWVVLAMSVIILLAVGSDYNLLLVSRMKEELGAGINTGIIRAMGGTGKVVTSAGLVFAFTMLSMVVSDLVTIGQLGSTIAIGLLFDTLVVRAFMTPAIAALLGRWFWWPQRVLRRPTRAQRHSTGPRPLVSFLWQKQER; translated from the coding sequence ATGAGCACCCTCAATGACCCGCCAACTGAGCTGTTGCCGCTAAGCAACCGCCCGCCGTTCCTGGCGCGGATGATTCGTCGCCTCTCGATTCCCATCATCCTCGGCTGGCTGGCGATAGCTGTCATCTTGAGCATCAGTGTCCCCTCACTCGAGCAGGTCGAGAAGGAGCACGCGGTGGCGATGAATCCGGATGTGGCGCCATCATTTCAGGCAACGCAACGGATGGGCCAGCTGTTCGGTGAGTCCAATTCCAGCGTGGTGGCGATGATCGTCGTGGAGGGGCAGCAACCTCTGGGCGACGATACGCATCACTACTACGACGAACTGATTCGTCAATTGAAATCCGACACGGCGCATGTGCAGCACGTCCAGGATTTCTGGGGCGACCAAATGACGCAGGCCGCTGCGCAAAGCCTTGATGGCAAGGCCACATATGTGCAAGTAGCCCTTACTGATCCCCGGGAGGGGGCGTCGGCGAATCAATCCGTCGAGGCGGTACGGGCCATTGTGGACCGGACACCTGCGCCGTTGGGAGTGAAGGCCTATGTGACCGGCCCGGCAGCGTTCGCCGCGGACTTGGGTCCTGCCGGCAACAGGACTGTTCTCCTGGTCACGGGTCTGAGCCTTGCGGTGATTTTCACGATGCTGCTCTTGGTCTATCGATCGGTCGTTTCTGTCATTCTCATGCTCGTTGTCGTCGGAATAGAGTTGACGGTGGCACGAGGATTCGTGGCGCTACTCGGCAACCTCGGTCTTATCGGTATCACCACGTTTGTCGTCAATCTTTTGGTGGCACTTGCCATCGCGGCAGGTACGGACTACGGCATATTCTTCACCGGGCGATATCAGGAGGCGCGCCAAGCCGGCGAGGATCGGGAGAGCGCGTTCTACACCACCTTCCGCAGTGTTGCCAAGGTGGTCCTGGGCTCGGGATTGACGATTGCCGGTGCGGTCCTCTGTCTGCACTTCACGCGGTTACCCGTCTATCAGACGTTGGGTGTAGCCACTGCCGTGGGCATGGTCGTCGCAGTGGCGGTGGCGATCACACTCGTTCCGGCAGTTATCGCGGTAGGCAGCCGATATGGGCTGTTTGAGCCCAAGAGAAAGGTCACGGTCCGTCGATGGCGGCAGATCGGCACGGCGATCGTGCGCTGGCCGGCGCCGATCCTGGTAGCGACGTGCGCGGTGGCGCTCATCGGGCTGTTGACACTGCCCGTTTACCAGCCGAGCTACAACGACCAGAAGTACATCCCACAAGACATTCCGGCCAATGTGGGCTACGCGGCAGCCTCACGTCATTTCCCGCAATCGTTGATGATGGCACCCGATGTTCTGTTGATCGAAGCCGATCACGATATGCGCAATCCTGTCGATTTTCTGGTGCTGAACAAGCTTGCCCGCGGAGTCCAGGCTGTGCCCGGTGTGTCCAGGGTGCAGGCGGTGACCCGTCCCGGAGGTGAACCGCTCAAACACACCACCATCCCGTTCATGCTCAGCATGAGTAGCGCGAGCCAATCCCATTTGATGCCGTTTCAGAGAAATCGCATGGACGATCTGCTGGTCCAGGCGGACGACATGCTGAAGACGATCGCCATCATGAAGCGGATGCAGTCGTTGACCGAACAGATGGTGGGCACCACCCACGACATGGTCGGAACCACGCACGAACTCGAAGTGATCATGAACGAGTTGCGGGACCACGTCATGGATTTCGATGACTTCATCAGGCCGATCCGTAACTACCTCTACTGGGAAAAGCACTGCTACGACATTCCCGTTTGTCAGGCCATCCGTTCAGTCTTCGACACTCTCGACGGAGTCGACGAGGTATCCGACAAATTGGGTGACCTCGTTGCCAATCTTGATCGGTTGGACGAACTCCTTCCGCAGATGGCGGAGCAGTTTCCCGTGATGATCGAGACCATGGAATCCACACGGAAAATGATGCTTTCCATGCACAGCACCATGTCGGGGATCTTCGATCAGATGGAGCAGTCGACCAGTAACTCGACTGCGATGGGTAAGGCCTTCGATGCCGCCCAGAACGATGACTCCTTCTATCTGCCTCCCGAAGTGTTCGACAACGAGGACTTCAAACGTGTGATGAACATCTTCCTGTCATCGGACGGAAAGGCCGCGCGGATGCTCATTTCGCAGCGGGGTGATCCCGCGACGCGCGAGGGCATGTCATTGGTGGATCCGATTGAGACGGCGGCGGCAGAGGCACTCAAGGGCACGCCGCTGCGAAACGCCAAGATCTATATGACGGGTACAGCCGCATCGGTCAAAGACATCGTCGACGGTTCGAAGTACGATCTGCTGATCGCGGCAACCGCGGCGCTTTGTCTGATCTTCGGGATCATGCTGATCATGACGCGAAGCTTTGTCGCGGCACTGGTCATCGTTGGCACAGTGGCACTTTCGTTGGGTGCCGCATTCGGGCTCTCCGTGCTCATCTGGCAGAGCATCCTCGGCATTCCGTTGAACTGGGTGGTGCTGGCGATGTCCGTGATCATCTTGCTGGCGGTGGGTTCTGACTACAACCTGTTGTTGGTCTCGCGAATGAAGGAGGAACTGGGCGCGGGAATCAACACGGGGATTATTCGGGCCATGGGCGGTACCGGCAAGGTGGTGACCTCTGCGGGTTTGGTGTTCGCGTTCACCATGTTATCGATGGTGGTCAGCGACCTTGTCACCATCGGCCAACTGGGATCGACGATCGCGATCGGTCTGCTGTTCGACACCTTGGTGGTGCGTGCGTTCATGACGCCGGCGATCGCCGCACTGTTGGGCAGGTGGTTCTGGTGGCCGCAGCGAGTGCTCCGCCGCCCAACCAGAGCACAACGGCACTCGACCGGTCCACGCCCTTTGGTGAGCTTCTTGTGGCAGAAGCAAGAGCGCTAA
- a CDS encoding lipase family protein: MATKPKAVLGGTAWAGAAAAVAGIAGTATALRSPSVVRRLNNWAARKLTDAQRADRHAAILPSPIPGPSFYSEPGDLTSRANGEIVRTHRVFPRIPLPGLTIQRFMVRSTDTAGNAVPVTATLIEPNRPWRGPGARPVVVRNQPINSLGLKAAPSYRIERGMYVDVPPFAPLLLARNYAVLVPDHEGPRMAYSAGVMAAHAVLDSVRGMRGLRPDLVESPMVMDGYSGGAIATVWAAQEQPVYAPELSFKGAVAGGTPTDYALLYRSMNSALGSGLFAAATIGQAREYPDMLELFGDFALYMTTLIKDLPQPPLAVAGLARIDLDVLAAIPEPFESTIAQNVIAANKPGAAAPVMPILLYHGSRDRFIGDQFVPEQGAKALIESWRSKGATVDYLPVPGEHLIAAGWAMPSVLRWMRGALGD, encoded by the coding sequence ATGGCAACGAAGCCCAAAGCTGTTCTCGGTGGCACCGCATGGGCCGGGGCGGCAGCGGCGGTGGCAGGGATAGCAGGCACCGCGACCGCATTGCGCAGTCCCTCGGTGGTGCGCCGGCTCAACAACTGGGCGGCACGCAAGCTGACCGACGCGCAACGGGCCGATCGGCACGCCGCCATCTTGCCGTCGCCGATACCGGGGCCCAGCTTCTATTCCGAACCAGGTGATCTGACCAGCCGTGCCAACGGAGAAATCGTTCGTACCCATCGAGTCTTTCCGCGGATTCCGCTGCCGGGATTGACCATTCAACGATTTATGGTGCGCTCCACCGATACGGCGGGCAATGCGGTACCCGTGACGGCGACCCTGATCGAGCCGAACCGCCCGTGGCGGGGCCCGGGTGCGCGGCCCGTGGTGGTCCGCAACCAGCCGATCAATTCGCTCGGGCTCAAGGCGGCGCCCTCGTACCGGATCGAGCGCGGCATGTACGTGGACGTGCCGCCGTTCGCGCCGCTGCTGCTGGCACGAAACTACGCGGTGCTCGTACCCGATCATGAGGGCCCGCGGATGGCCTACTCTGCGGGCGTCATGGCGGCTCACGCCGTATTGGATTCGGTACGCGGAATGCGCGGACTACGCCCTGATCTCGTCGAGTCCCCCATGGTGATGGACGGGTACAGCGGTGGTGCCATCGCAACGGTGTGGGCCGCCCAGGAGCAGCCGGTCTACGCGCCGGAGCTGAGTTTCAAAGGGGCCGTCGCGGGTGGGACACCGACGGATTACGCGCTGTTGTATCGCAGCATGAACAGCGCCTTGGGATCTGGGCTTTTCGCCGCGGCCACGATCGGGCAGGCGCGTGAGTATCCGGACATGCTGGAGCTGTTCGGTGACTTTGCTCTCTATATGACGACCTTGATCAAGGACTTACCCCAGCCGCCCCTGGCTGTGGCCGGGCTGGCACGTATTGATCTGGACGTATTAGCGGCAATTCCAGAGCCTTTCGAGTCCACGATCGCACAGAATGTGATCGCCGCGAACAAGCCCGGCGCCGCGGCGCCGGTGATGCCGATCCTGCTCTACCACGGATCACGCGATCGGTTCATCGGTGATCAGTTCGTCCCGGAGCAAGGCGCGAAGGCGCTCATCGAGAGTTGGCGGTCCAAGGGAGCGACGGTGGACTACCTGCCCGTGCCTGGCGAACATCTGATCGCAGCGGGGTGGGCGATGCCCAGCGTATTGCGTTGGATGCGCGGCGCCCTGGGGGATTAG
- a CDS encoding MmpS family transport accessory protein, translating to MWIPLVLVVVGVAGGFTVSRLHGVFGNERRPAYANTEREEKRPHDPKYLIYEVFGPPGAVATISYFDADAEPQVIREAPLPWSVEFPITEATAMGNLTAQGDADSIGCRILVGDKVKDEKIRYGVSALTFCMLKAA from the coding sequence GTGTGGATTCCGTTGGTGCTCGTGGTGGTGGGAGTTGCGGGCGGATTCACCGTGTCGCGGCTGCACGGTGTCTTCGGTAATGAGCGTCGTCCCGCGTACGCCAACACCGAGCGGGAAGAGAAGCGGCCACACGACCCTAAGTACCTGATCTACGAAGTGTTCGGCCCTCCCGGCGCGGTGGCAACCATCAGCTATTTCGATGCCGACGCGGAGCCGCAGGTCATCAGGGAGGCCCCGCTGCCCTGGTCGGTGGAATTCCCGATCACCGAGGCGACGGCCATGGGTAACCTCACCGCGCAGGGCGACGCAGACAGCATCGGGTGCCGCATTCTCGTGGGTGACAAGGTCAAGGACGAGAAGATCCGATACGGCGTCAGCGCATTGACCTTCTGCATGTTGAAGGCCGCATGA
- a CDS encoding hemophore-related protein, producing MFSVSLARVSVGLGALALSLTAAAGIASADPDLDLAINTTCSYPQVVAALNAQDPQFGKALSQSPILQRGLREFLAAGPEKRAQTAQDVANAPAFQPYLGAMEQAYRTCHNF from the coding sequence ATGTTCTCTGTGTCGCTTGCTCGAGTGTCCGTAGGGTTGGGAGCACTGGCGTTGTCGCTGACCGCGGCGGCCGGGATCGCATCCGCGGATCCTGACCTGGATTTGGCCATCAACACCACGTGTAGCTATCCGCAAGTGGTGGCGGCCCTCAATGCGCAGGATCCGCAATTCGGAAAGGCGTTGTCCCAATCGCCGATACTGCAACGCGGATTACGCGAATTCCTTGCGGCCGGGCCAGAAAAGCGGGCACAGACGGCTCAAGACGTGGCGAATGCACCGGCCTTTCAGCCATATCTGGGAGCGATGGAACAGGCCTACCGCACCTGCCACAACTTCTGA
- a CDS encoding sulfotransferase family protein, with protein sequence MCGSQLRLETGGLVTSAGQSRPVILFVMGMARSGTSAITRALSLCGGALPSALAGANPANPRGYWEPRKVIILNERILHRNASSRFDTTLRLQEEGAFDAGERATCIAEIRTYLGTLPSAPVIIVKDPRINLLSDMWFEAADLAGFDVATVIAVRHPTEVIASVAAQAAASPEFSSALWLKFNLLAEACTRDVPRVFVGYTNLLEDWRREMKRTSLALGLDLDARDEAAIEDFLETDLRRQKYSGPVTEPFGTDWMSVVYETLCAAAADEPWEPSVLDQVLDAYRTSERGFRAMLEDFQRFHKLSRRTRPSMMKLIYEVMATANGRSGTWA encoded by the coding sequence ATGTGCGGCAGTCAATTACGTCTTGAGACGGGCGGTCTCGTGACCTCGGCTGGTCAGTCCCGCCCCGTGATTTTGTTTGTCATGGGTATGGCCCGATCCGGGACATCGGCGATAACCCGTGCTTTGTCCCTGTGCGGCGGCGCGCTCCCGTCAGCCCTGGCGGGTGCGAACCCGGCCAATCCACGAGGATATTGGGAACCACGCAAAGTCATCATCCTCAACGAGAGGATTCTGCATCGCAACGCCAGCTCGAGATTCGACACGACGTTGCGTCTGCAAGAAGAGGGCGCGTTCGATGCCGGTGAAAGGGCAACCTGTATCGCCGAGATCCGGACATACCTGGGGACGTTGCCGTCGGCGCCAGTGATTATCGTCAAGGACCCGAGGATAAATCTGCTGTCGGATATGTGGTTCGAAGCAGCAGATCTGGCCGGTTTCGATGTCGCGACGGTGATAGCGGTGCGCCACCCAACGGAGGTCATTGCCTCGGTTGCCGCCCAGGCCGCCGCCTCGCCGGAGTTCTCGAGCGCGCTATGGCTCAAGTTCAATCTGTTGGCCGAGGCATGTACACGCGATGTGCCGCGGGTGTTCGTGGGGTACACGAACCTCCTCGAGGACTGGCGCCGGGAGATGAAACGTACTTCGTTAGCGCTCGGGCTCGACTTAGACGCCAGGGACGAGGCCGCGATAGAGGATTTCCTGGAAACCGACCTTCGGCGCCAGAAGTACAGCGGGCCCGTCACAGAGCCCTTCGGCACGGACTGGATGTCGGTGGTGTACGAAACGCTCTGCGCGGCCGCTGCCGACGAGCCCTGGGAGCCGTCGGTATTGGACCAGGTCTTGGACGCGTATCGGACGAGCGAACGAGGTTTCCGGGCGATGCTCGAGGATTTCCAGCGATTCCACAAGCTCAGCCGGCGCACTCGCCCGTCGATGATGAAGTTGATCTACGAAGTCATGGCGACGGCCAACGGGCGCAGTGGGACATGGGCCTGA
- a CDS encoding RND family transporter: MSIHRMPNRPPFVAGLIRRLSVPIVLGWLAVIAVVTFGVPSLEQVGRESSVSLVPQAAPSFQAMQRMGQVFGESNSDSVAMVVLEGQQPLGDDAHGYYDNLIRQLRADTAHVQHVQDYWGDPLTATGVESADGKSVYVQVNLAGNQGQALANQSVEAVRGIVARSTPPIGVQVYVTGPAPLVTDMNHAGNTSIVKITVVTLMVILTMLLFVYRSLITVTLLLIMVGIQVQAARGIVAFLGDHGVIGLSTFSVNLLVSLGIAVGTDYGIFFTGRYQEARQSGEDRETAFYTTYSSVAKVVVASGLTIAGAIFCLSFTRLPYFQTMGIPAAVGMAVAVAVAVTLVPAVIALGSRFGLFEPKRKIMVRRWRWVGTAIVRWPGPILATACAVGLIGLLALPGYQTSYDDRLYVPRGIPANLGYAAAERHFPESRMTPDVLVLEADHDMRNPADFVVLHKLAKGLYAVPGISMVQSITRPEGSPIEHTSIPFQISLQSAGMLQILPFGKERVDDMLRQAEDTTKMINQMQHTYELMRSISDITNETVVMNRELTATVDRLRDYIANFDDFFKPLRNYLYWEKHCETIPICFAIRSVFQALDGTDQLSLRTHQILERVEQMNGYQRDLIALFPPMITTMKAMRAMMLTMHSTMSGIFSLIDKTAANATAMGKIYDGAQNDDSFYLPPEVFENEDFKHAMSLFFSPDGKAVRLILTYRSDPGTPEGLSRVDAVRTAAEEALKVTPLENAQIQLAGTAATFKDLRDGSAYDLLIAGVAALCLIFGIMLIMTRSFVAALVIVGTVALSLGAAFGLSVLIWQNILGIELHWLVLAMSVIILLAVGSDYNLLLVSRMKEELGAGINTGIIRAMGGTGKVVTSAGLVFAFTMLSMVVSDLRVIGQVGSTIGIGLLFDTLVVRAFMTPAIAALLGRWFWWPQRVLRRPSRVQRDVERPRPLVMQDA; the protein is encoded by the coding sequence ATGAGTATTCACCGGATGCCCAACCGGCCACCCTTCGTGGCGGGGCTGATCCGTCGTCTGTCGGTGCCGATTGTCCTTGGCTGGTTGGCGGTCATCGCCGTGGTGACCTTTGGGGTTCCGTCACTGGAACAGGTGGGGCGGGAAAGCTCGGTATCCCTGGTTCCCCAAGCCGCGCCGTCGTTCCAGGCGATGCAGCGGATGGGTCAGGTATTCGGAGAATCGAATTCCGACAGCGTGGCGATGGTGGTGCTGGAGGGACAACAACCCCTCGGTGATGACGCACACGGCTACTACGACAACTTGATTCGCCAGTTGAGAGCCGACACCGCCCACGTGCAACACGTCCAGGACTATTGGGGCGACCCACTCACCGCGACGGGTGTAGAGAGTGCCGATGGTAAGAGCGTCTACGTCCAGGTGAACCTTGCAGGCAACCAAGGCCAGGCCCTGGCGAACCAATCGGTGGAAGCTGTCCGGGGCATCGTGGCACGGTCGACTCCGCCGATAGGGGTCCAGGTCTATGTCACGGGGCCGGCACCGCTGGTGACCGATATGAACCATGCGGGTAACACGTCGATCGTCAAGATCACCGTTGTCACGCTCATGGTGATCCTGACGATGCTGCTCTTTGTATACCGCTCGCTGATCACCGTCACTCTCCTGCTGATCATGGTGGGAATACAGGTACAGGCCGCCCGAGGAATCGTTGCATTTCTGGGAGACCATGGCGTCATTGGGCTTTCGACATTCTCCGTGAATCTCTTGGTGTCTCTCGGTATCGCCGTGGGAACGGACTACGGCATATTCTTCACCGGGCGATACCAGGAGGCCCGACAGTCCGGCGAGGACCGGGAGACCGCGTTCTACACCACCTATAGCAGCGTCGCCAAGGTGGTCGTGGCCTCTGGACTGACGATCGCCGGTGCGATCTTCTGTCTCAGCTTCACGCGGCTGCCCTATTTCCAGACGATGGGCATTCCCGCCGCAGTGGGTATGGCCGTCGCGGTGGCGGTGGCTGTCACGTTGGTGCCGGCCGTCATAGCCCTCGGCAGTCGTTTTGGACTATTCGAGCCCAAGAGGAAGATCATGGTCCGCCGCTGGCGGTGGGTTGGTACGGCGATCGTTAGGTGGCCCGGACCCATCCTCGCCACGGCCTGCGCGGTTGGACTCATTGGCCTGCTGGCACTTCCGGGATATCAGACGAGCTATGACGACAGGCTCTATGTGCCCCGGGGCATCCCCGCCAACCTGGGGTACGCCGCCGCCGAACGTCATTTTCCCGAGTCGCGGATGACGCCCGACGTCCTGGTGCTTGAGGCAGACCACGATATGCGCAACCCGGCGGACTTCGTGGTTCTGCACAAACTGGCCAAAGGCCTGTACGCCGTTCCAGGTATCTCCATGGTGCAGAGCATTACCCGGCCAGAGGGAAGCCCCATCGAGCACACGTCGATACCGTTTCAGATCAGCCTGCAAAGTGCCGGCATGCTGCAGATCCTGCCGTTTGGAAAAGAACGCGTGGACGACATGCTGAGGCAGGCCGAAGACACGACGAAGATGATCAACCAGATGCAGCACACCTACGAGCTGATGCGCAGCATCTCCGACATCACCAACGAGACGGTCGTCATGAACCGGGAGCTGACGGCGACCGTTGATCGGCTACGTGATTACATCGCCAATTTCGACGATTTCTTCAAACCTCTACGCAACTATCTGTACTGGGAGAAACACTGCGAGACCATCCCGATCTGCTTCGCCATCAGATCGGTGTTTCAGGCCCTCGACGGCACTGACCAGCTCAGCCTTCGGACACACCAGATCCTGGAACGCGTGGAGCAGATGAACGGGTACCAGCGCGACCTGATCGCCCTTTTCCCGCCGATGATCACGACCATGAAGGCAATGCGCGCCATGATGCTGACGATGCACAGCACCATGTCGGGGATCTTTTCTCTCATCGACAAGACGGCTGCGAATGCGACCGCGATGGGAAAGATCTATGACGGCGCCCAGAACGATGACTCCTTCTATCTGCCTCCGGAGGTGTTCGAGAACGAAGACTTCAAACATGCTATGTCCCTGTTCTTTTCACCAGATGGGAAGGCGGTACGTCTGATCCTGACGTATCGGAGTGACCCGGGGACGCCGGAAGGACTGTCGCGGGTAGATGCGGTGCGGACGGCCGCCGAGGAGGCGCTCAAGGTAACTCCGTTGGAGAATGCGCAGATTCAACTCGCTGGGACCGCCGCGACGTTCAAAGACCTACGTGACGGGTCCGCATACGATCTGCTGATCGCGGGGGTCGCGGCGCTTTGTCTGATCTTCGGGATCATGCTGATCATGACGCGAAGCTTTGTCGCGGCACTGGTCATCGTTGGCACAGTGGCACTTTCGTTGGGTGCCGCATTCGGGCTCTCCGTGCTCATCTGGCAGAACATCCTCGGCATCGAACTGCATTGGCTGGTGCTGGCGATGTCCGTGATCATCTTGCTGGCGGTGGGTTCTGACTACAACCTGTTGTTGGTCTCGCGAATGAAGGAGGAACTGGGCGCGGGAATCAACACGGGGATTATTCGGGCCATGGGCGGTACCGGCAAGGTGGTGACCTCTGCGGGTTTGGTGTTCGCGTTCACCATGTTGTCGATGGTGGTCAGCGACCTCCGTGTGATTGGGCAGGTTGGTTCCACGATCGGGATCGGTCTGTTGTTCGACACCTTGGTGGTGCGCGCGTTCATGACGCCGGCGATCGCCGCGCTGTTGGGCAGGTGGTTCTGGTGGCCGCAGCGGGTACTTCGCCGCCCCTCCAGAGTGCAGCGAGACGTGGAAAGACCCCGCCCCCTGGTGATGCAAGATGCCTGA
- a CDS encoding methyltransferase domain-containing protein has product MFYVENRARDISCMPRGGPDASWLDRRLQTGRLEYLDRDDVDDLKSKVMCSLDRAGRRRWIGIHEKCARMALREVADVNSPKILELGAGLGGLSRKLLDMHPAALVTITDIDPSFVAAAAASDLGSHPRATVREMDATAIDSPNGHYDLAIFALSLHHLSPDLAARVFASGTRAARKLLIVDLPRPPVPLHIALLAVVLPLVRLSPLQHDGFISSLRAYSPSALRALAHHADPDIAVEFRTRRGLGPTVMVASRAGQND; this is encoded by the coding sequence ATGTTCTACGTGGAGAACAGAGCCCGCGATATCTCGTGCATGCCTCGGGGCGGCCCGGATGCTTCCTGGCTGGACAGGCGGTTACAGACCGGACGTCTGGAGTATCTGGACCGCGATGACGTCGATGATCTCAAGAGCAAGGTCATGTGCTCGCTCGATCGTGCGGGGCGGCGACGGTGGATAGGTATCCACGAGAAGTGTGCCCGCATGGCGCTACGCGAGGTCGCCGATGTGAACTCTCCGAAGATCCTTGAACTTGGTGCGGGTCTTGGTGGATTGTCACGCAAGTTGTTGGACATGCACCCAGCGGCCCTGGTGACGATTACCGACATCGACCCCAGCTTCGTGGCTGCGGCGGCCGCCAGTGATCTCGGCAGCCACCCCCGCGCCACGGTGCGGGAGATGGATGCCACCGCGATCGACTCCCCGAACGGCCATTACGACCTTGCGATATTCGCGTTGTCGCTGCATCATCTTTCGCCCGATCTCGCTGCTCGAGTGTTCGCATCGGGAACCCGTGCGGCGAGGAAGCTCTTGATCGTGGACCTGCCCAGGCCGCCGGTCCCCCTTCATATCGCGTTGTTGGCAGTGGTGCTACCCCTTGTCAGGCTCTCGCCACTGCAGCACGACGGCTTCATCAGCTCCCTACGCGCCTACAGCCCGTCCGCGCTGCGCGCGCTGGCCCATCACGCAGATCCGGACATCGCCGTCGAGTTTCGGACTAGACGGGGGCTGGGCCCGACGGTGATGGTTGCCAGTCGCGCTGGGCAAAACGATTGA